From the Actinopolymorpha singaporensis genome, the window GCGGTCCCGGCGCCGAGTTCGCGGCCCTCGCGGTCGAAGACACACGCCTTGGTGACGGTCTGCCCGGCGTCAACCCCGAGTAGCAGGTCGGCTGCCCCGCCCCTCGTCGCGGTCACCGGGTCAGGCCCAGCCGAGCGCGGACGCGTTCACCGCCGACGCCACCTGCCCGGTGCGGTGCAGTTCGGCGATCGCCTCGGCCACCAGCCGGGCCGAGCGGGTGTTGGTGGTGTGGGTCTCCCCACCGAAGTGCGTGGTGAGCGTGACGTTGTCCAGGGAACGCCAGGGACTGTCGGGCGGCAGCGGCTCGCTGTCGTACACGTCCAGTCCGGCACCGGCGATCCGGCCCTCGGCCAGCGCGTCGTACAGCGCGTCGTGGTCGACCAGGCGGGCGCGGGAGGTGTTGACGAAGTACGCGGTCGGCTTCATCAGCGCGAACTGCGCGGCACCGACGAACCGCTCGGTCTCCGGGGTGAGCCGGGCCAGCACGTGCACGAAGTCGGACTCGGCGAAGACTGTGTCAAGGTCCACCCGGGTGGCGTCGTGCGCGGCGAGTACGTCGTCGTCGACGTACGGGTCGGCGACCAGCAGCCGCACGCCGAACCCGCGCAGCCGCCGGGCCAGCTCCCGGCCCACGTGGCCGAACCCCACCAGGCCGACGGTGCTGCCGCCGATCTCGGTGCCCGGCCCGCCGAAGTCCTTGCGCCACCCGCCGGCCTTCACCGACGCGTCGGCGCGGGCCACGCTGCGGCCCTCGCTGATCATCAGGCCGATGGCGAGTTCGGCCACGCCGGAGGCGTTGCGGCCGGCGATCGGCACCACCGCGATGCCGCGGGCGGTGGCCGCCTCGATGTCGACGTTCTCCAGTCCGGCCCGGGCCACCACGACCGCGCGCAGGTCGGGGCCCGCGTCCAGCACCGCGGCGGGCACCGGCGCGAAGTGCAGCGCCAGTGCCTGCGCGTCACCCACTGCGGCGACGATCTCGGCGGGCACCGGTACGACGCCGGGCCCTTCCTTCTCCATCCGCTGCTGGGCGGCGTGCTGGTCGGCCTTCCCACCGGACCAGTCGACGGTACGGACGCCCGCGGGGTCCAGGCCAGCCCCGGCGAGGGCCTCGACGTAGGCGGAGGCCGGGATGTAGTGGTCGCCGATCACGAGTGTGCGCACGTCCGGAACCTACCCGACCACGACCGGCCGGCTCTGCTCACCCGTGATCAGCGGAGCACACCGGAGCACGCTCACCCGAGCACGACCAGCGCGCGGTCGTCGTCTGTGACCGGGCCGGCCAGGCTGCGCGGGCTGCGCACAGCCGCGGTGCCCCACGCCACCGCCTCGCGCAACCGGTGGGCGGGGGGACCGTCCACCGCGAGGAAGCCGGCCAGCAGGTTGTCCCCCGCCCCGACGGTGCTGGCGACCCGAACGGGCTTGCCCGCCCGGGCGCGCAGCGGCGGCCCGCCCCCGACCAGCACCGCACCCTCCTCACCGAGGCTCACCAGGACGTCGGCGCCGGAGGTACGGCGTACCTTCGCCGCGGCGGTGAGCACGTCGCCGAGGGTGGACAGGGTGTCGCCGGTGAGTTCGGCGAGCTCCTCCCGGTTGGGCTTGACCAGCGCCGGCCGCCCGGCCAGTCCCTTCCGCAGCGCCGCGCCGCTGGAGTCCAGTGCGAACCGCCCGCCGGCCAGGCGTACCCGTTCGGCGAGGTCGGCGTAGAAGTCGTCGGAAACCCCGCGCGGCAACGTGCCCGCGCCGACCACCCAGTCGCCGCGGCCGAGGTGGGTGAGCACGGCCTCCGCGAGCGCCTCGGCCTCGCCCCAGCTGAGGATGGGACCCGGCTCGTTGACCTTGGTGACGACACCGTCGGGGGTGCGCAGGGAGATGTTGACCCGGACCGGCTCGGTCACGGGCACGCCGACGTACGCCACCGACTCCTCCTCCAGCAGCCGGCGCAACTGGTCGCCCTCGGTGCCGCCGATGGGCAGGACCGCGCGCGACCGGACGCCGTTGGCTGCCAGCGCACGGGTGACGTTGACGCCCTTGCCGCTCGGCTCGACGTGCGCACCGGTCGCGCGGTTGACCGCACCGGAAACCAGGGAGGTGACGTCCAGAGTGCGGTCCACACTCGGGTTGGGGGTCACGGTGACGATCACGGCACTCACGCCCGCACCACGGTGGGCCCGGCCGCCTCGACCTCGGCGACCGCGTCCTCACCGAGCTCGGTGCCGGTGACCACCACGTCGAAGTCCGCCAGGTCGGCGAACCGGCAGAAGCTGGTACGGCCGAACTTCGAGTGGTCGGCGAGCAGCACCCGCCGCTTGCCCGCCGCCACCATCGCCGCCTTCACCGCCGCCTCGGTCGGCAACGGCGTGCTCAGCCCGTGGCTCGCGGTCACACCGTTGGTGCCGAGGAACGCCACCTCCACCGACAGCTCCTCCAACTGCCGCCGGGCCCAGTCGTCGACGGTGGCGTAGGTGCGCCCGCGGACCAGACCGCCGAGACTCCACACCGACAGCCGGGGCCGGTCGGCGAGCAACGTGGCGATCGGCAGCGAGTTGGTCACCACCGTGAGCTCG encodes:
- a CDS encoding 2-hydroxyacid dehydrogenase; the encoded protein is MRTLVIGDHYIPASAYVEALAGAGLDPAGVRTVDWSGGKADQHAAQQRMEKEGPGVVPVPAEIVAAVGDAQALALHFAPVPAAVLDAGPDLRAVVVARAGLENVDIEAATARGIAVVPIAGRNASGVAELAIGLMISEGRSVARADASVKAGGWRKDFGGPGTEIGGSTVGLVGFGHVGRELARRLRGFGVRLLVADPYVDDDVLAAHDATRVDLDTVFAESDFVHVLARLTPETERFVGAAQFALMKPTAYFVNTSRARLVDHDALYDALAEGRIAGAGLDVYDSEPLPPDSPWRSLDNVTLTTHFGGETHTTNTRSARLVAEAIAELHRTGQVASAVNASALGWA
- a CDS encoding 1-phosphofructokinase family hexose kinase; this translates as MSAVIVTVTPNPSVDRTLDVTSLVSGAVNRATGAHVEPSGKGVNVTRALAANGVRSRAVLPIGGTEGDQLRRLLEEESVAYVGVPVTEPVRVNISLRTPDGVVTKVNEPGPILSWGEAEALAEAVLTHLGRGDWVVGAGTLPRGVSDDFYADLAERVRLAGGRFALDSSGAALRKGLAGRPALVKPNREELAELTGDTLSTLGDVLTAAAKVRRTSGADVLVSLGEEGAVLVGGGPPLRARAGKPVRVASTVGAGDNLLAGFLAVDGPPAHRLREAVAWGTAAVRSPRSLAGPVTDDDRALVVLG
- a CDS encoding DeoR/GlpR family DNA-binding transcription regulator yields the protein MVEADNRPDRLGLGRAAGMYAEERQFEILTRARARGRVEVAGLADALKVTQETVRRDLTVLERQGLLRRVHGGAIPVERLGYEPRLATRREQQREEKARIARAALDQLPAEGAVLLDSGSTPEALARLLPTDRELTVVTNSLPIATLLADRPRLSVWSLGGLVRGRTYATVDDWARRQLEELSVEVAFLGTNGVTASHGLSTPLPTEAAVKAAMVAAGKRRVLLADHSKFGRTSFCRFADLADFDVVVTGTELGEDAVAEVEAAGPTVVRA